The following are encoded together in the Hoplias malabaricus isolate fHopMal1 chromosome 3, fHopMal1.hap1, whole genome shotgun sequence genome:
- the tgfbrap1 gene encoding transforming growth factor-beta receptor-associated protein 1 homolog: MSVKAFELVPAVEREQLMGEKVRITIECIECCGQHLYVGTNDCFIYHFLLEERTTAKGRLAYSSQKLLQKYLGLKKPVAELKAASALERLIVLCDATISLVDMVTLEPLLSGGAKLKGVTAFCINENPVTADPFCAEMAVVSTRRRAVQICKVHEDRVQILKEVNTLEQPCALSVDGYFLCLALPTQYMILNYSTGASQDLFPYDSEERKPIVKRIGREEFLLAAPGGLGMFANAEGISQRAPVRWSESIIGAAVCFPYVVALDEGFVTVHSMLDQQLKQTLSFREGHILQDFEGKVVLASTKAVYVLVPLPLEQQIQDLLAGHRVEEALTLTEGAQRNIPKDKFQILHKRILQQAGFIQFGQLQFSEAKEHFRKGQLDVRELISLYPLLLPTSSSFTRCHPPLHEFADLYHLAQGDQEKVQRCKNFLISYLREVRSSESANGFREDVDTALLKLYAEMGHDSLLDLLASENACLLADSAPWLEKHHRYFALGLLYQYNGQDAAALQLWVRVVNGDLQDSTRADLFEYVVDFLSSCSNLDLVWKYADWALQKDQKVGVQMFTRRPISKEPSGQLNPDDVIKYLEKHHKALVLYLEHLVLERRVQKEKYHTHLAVLYADLVLSLLSRTSATREQLSSAREKLQRLLRESNLYRVQLLLGKIQESSELLTERATLHGKLEEHDKALHILVHQLKNSTAAENYCSWASESHDQAYRQKLFHQLLSVYLDPDVPGGAQTMEAVDLLNRHADVFDATQVLELLPESWSLPLLRPFLCGALRASVHASRTSQIALGLARAENVQLKHDRLKYRGGPVFISEKRGCQLCHNTFKEPECVCLPGGTPVHVHCAAQRIQDSPTKRWLDHPHTSNHT, encoded by the exons ATGAGTGTGAAAGCCTTCGAGCTGGTTCCCGCAGTGGAGCGGGAGCAGTTGATGGGGGAGAAGGTGCGCATCACCATAGAGTGCATCGAATGCTGCGGTCAGCACCTGTACGTGGGCACCAACGACTGCTTCATCTATCACTTCTTGTTGGAGGAACGCACCACGGCTAAAGGCAGGCTCGCCTACAGCAGCCAGAAGCTCCTACAGAAATACCTGGGTCTGAAGAAGCCTGTGGCCGAGCTTAAGGCTGCTTCAGCTTTGGAGCGCCTCATTGTCCTGTGTGATGCCACAATCTCTCTGGTGGACATGGTCACTCTAGAGCCCTTACTTTCTGGTGGGGCCAAATTAAAAGGTGTAACTGCGTTCTGTATTAATGAGAACCCTGTGACGGCTGACCCTTTCTGTGCCGAGATGGCAGTGGTATCAACACGGCGGCGGGCGGTCCAGATCTGCAAAGTGCACGAAGACCGCGTCCAGATACTGAAGGAGGTGAACACTCTTGAGCAACCGTGCGCACTCAGCGTTGATGGTTATTTCCTCTGCCTGGCTCTCCCCACACAGTATATGATTCTCAACTACAGTACGGGAGCCTCGCAGGACCTCTTTCCCTATGACAGCGAAGAGAGAAAACCCATCGTCAAGAGGATTGGCAGGGAGGAGTTTCTGTTGGCTGCTCCAGGAGGACTTG GGATGTTTGCTAACGCGGAGGGCATATCCCAACGTGCCCCAGTACGATGGTCTGAGAGCATAATTGGGGCAGCTGTGTGCTTCCCATATGTGGTGGCTTTGGACGAAGGTTTTGTGACTGTTCACAGCATGTTGGATCAGCAGCTCAAACAGACTCTCTCCTTCAGAGAAGGACATATTCTGCAGGACTTTGAAG GGAAGGTGGTGCTAGCCTCTACAAAGGCAGTGTATGTTCTCGTGCCCTTGCCCCTGGAACAACAGATCCAGGACCTGTTGGCAGGACACAGAGTGGAGGAGGCACTGACCCTCACTGAAGGCGCACAAAGAAACATTCCCAAAGACAAGTTCCAG ATTTTGCACAAAAGAATTCTCCAGCAAGCGGGATTCATCCAGTTTGGACAGCTTCAGTTTTCAGAAGCAAAAGAGCATTTTAG AAAGGGGCAGTTGGATGTGCGGGAGCTGATCTCCTTGTACCCACTGCTCCTACCCACCTCGTCCTCCTTCACAAGGTGCCACCCTCCACTTCACGAATTTGCTGACCTCTACCACCTGGCCCAGGGTGATCAGGAGAAGGTGCAACGTTGCAAGAATTTCCTGATCAGCTACTTAAGAGAGGTCCGCAGCAGCGAGAGTGCTAATGGCTTCCGCGAGGATGTGGACACAGCATTGTTGAAGTTgtatgctgaaatgggccacGATAGCCTATTGGACCTTCTAGCATCTGAAAATGCTTGCTTGCTGGCAGACAGTGCCCCTTGGCTGGAAAAACACCACAG GTACTTTGCACTTGGGCTGCTTTACCAGTACAATGGCCAGGATGCAGCTGCTCTACAG CTTTGGGTTCGAGTTGTTAACGGTGATCTCCAGGACTCCACCCGGGCTGATCTCTTTGAGTATGTGGTCGACTTTCTTAGTTCCTGCTCTAACCTGGACCTGGTGTGGAAGTATGCAGACTGGGCCCTACAGAAAGACCAGAAG GTTGGGGTCCAGATGTTCACCAGGAGGCCTATCTCTAAAGAGCCTTCAGGGCAGCTCAACCCAGATGATGTTATCAAGTACCTAGAGAAGCATCACAAGGCTCTAGTGCTCTACCTGGAACACCTGGTTCTAGAGAGGAGAGTACAG AAAGAGAAGTACCACACACACCTGGCTGTGTTGTATGCCGACCTTGTGTTGAGTCTCCTCTCACGAACCTCAGCCACAAGGGAGCAGCTGTCCTCAGCCCGTGAAAAGCTGCAGCGGTTGTTGAGAGAGTCCAACCTGTACAGGGTGCAGCTGCTGCTCG GTAAAATTCAGGAATCGAGTGAGCTGTTAACGGAGAGAGCGACACTGCACGGCAAGCTTGAAGAGCACGACAAGGCTTTGCATATTTTGGTGCACCAGCTAAAAAACTCCACAGCTGCAGAGAACTACTGCTCCTGGGCCTCAGAGTCCCATGACCAAGCTTACCGACAGAAGCTTTTCCATCAGCTGTTGAGTGTGTATTTAGACCCAGATGTGCCAGGAGGGGCACAGACAATGGAGGCTGTGGACTTGCTCAACCGTCACGCTGATGTTTTTGATGCCACCCAGGTTTTGGAGCTCCTCCCTGAGTCGTGGTCTCTACCGTTACTCCGTCCCTTCTTATGTGGGGCACTGAGGGCGAGTGTACACGCCAGCCGTACTTCCCAGATTGCACTGGGGCTGGCTCGAGCTGAGAATGTGCAGCTAAAACATGACAGG TTAAAATATCGAGGTGGACCAGTCTTCATATCAGAAAAGAGAGGATGCCAGCTGTGCCACAACACTTTCAAGGAGCCTGAATGCGTTTGCCTGCCGGGTGGCACACCCGTCCATGTGCACTGTGCCGCCCAGAGGATTCAGGACTCGCCCACAAAACGCTGGCTAGACCACCCCCACACCAGCAATCACACATGA
- the LOC136691727 gene encoding high-affinity lysophosphatidic acid receptor-like, with amino-acid sequence MMSCNSSSGCGFSERHTIKYVMNLTEIEEATTGPLPVTLRVALSVVMMVIIVVGFLGNAVVCLIVYQKPAMRSAINLLLATLAFTDIMLSLFCMPVTAVTVVSDDWHFGPDFCRVTVMLYWLFVLEGVAILLIISVDRFLIIVRRQDKLTPSRARLLIAGSWLLSFCLALPSAASWSALEGLGPKPGHCVLGYIESLPDRRYTVLLAAAVFFIPVSVMLFSYLRILNTVRRNALRIHNHACPGSDQGSKAGLAVLRRPPQLSVDMSFKTRAFTTILILFVGFSVCWLPHTVLGLLAAFSRRFYLSAGFYPAGVGALWLSYLKAVFNPAVYCWRIRKFREACEEFVPRSCRLPKIPGRSRRRVRPCSIYVCAESQSAM; translated from the coding sequence ATGATGAGCTGCAACAGTAGTTCTGGGTGTGGTTTCTCAGAACGTCACACGATTAAGTATGTGATGAACCTAACAGAGATTGAAGAAGCCACCACTGGCCCTTTACCAGTCACCCTCAGAGTCGCCCTGTCTGTTGTAATGATGGTCATCATTGTTGTCGGTTTCCTTGGCAATGCTGTAGTCTGCCTCATAGTCTACCAGAAGCCAGCCATGCGTTCTGCTATAAACCTGCTGCTGGCCACGCTGGCCTTCACTGACATAATGCTGTCCCTCTTCTGCATGCCTGTGACCGCTGTAACCGTGGTCTCTGACGACTGGCATTTTGGGCCGGACTTCTGCCGTGTCACAGTCATGTTGTACTGGCTGTTCGTTCTGGAAGGGGTAGCCATCCTCCTGATAATCAGCGTGGACAGATTCCTCATCATCGTGCGGCGGCAGGACAAGTTGACTCCGAGCCGGGCGCGACTATTGATCGCTGGCTCTTGGCTGCTGTCTTTCTGTCTAGCGTTGCCCTCTGCAGCCAGTTGGTCAGCTCTGGAAGGCTTGGGCCCCAAACCAGGGCATTGTGTCCTGGGTTACATCGAGTCTCTTCCAGACCGGAGGTACACAGTTCTGCttgcagctgctgtgttttttaTACCTGTAAGTGTCATGCTGTTCTCCTACTTGCGCATCCTCAACACTGTCCGTCGCAACGCCTTGCGCATCCACAACCACGCTTGCCCAGGGTCTGACCAAGGGAGCAAAGCAGGTTTAGCTGTCCTGCGGCGGCCCCCGCAGCTCAGCGTGGACATGAGCTTCAAGACCCGTGCCTTTACCACCATTCTTATCCTTTTTGTGGGCTTTTCCGTCTGCTGGCTGCCACATACGGTGCTTGGCTTGCTGGCTGCCTTCAGCCGGAGGTTCTACCTGAGTGCTGGATTCTACCCAGCTGGCGTGGGGGCACTGTGGCTCAGCTATCTGAAGGCAGTGTTTAACCCTGCAGTTTACTGCTGGAGGATCCGCAAGTTCCGCGAAGCCTGCGAGGAGTTTGTGCCCAGGAGCTGCAGGTTGCCCAAGATCCCTGGACGCAGCCGGCGAAGGGTCCGGCCCTGCAGCATCTACGTCTGTGCAGAGAGCCAGTCGGCTATGTGA